In the genome of Photobacterium sp. TLY01, one region contains:
- a CDS encoding type IV pilus secretin PilQ, which translates to MHTFYALFRLAACMISVLATAVVMAESEAVSPVNGERLSLNFQDVPVRQLLQVMADHQQHNLVVADEVQGNITLNLKDVLWSQALDIILQMKGLTYQRHGNIMVVAPKMAMAAQASQVVRQPLHGGELKTEVILIRYAKATDLADMLAGKPGQSGLLTEYGALHVDDRTNALVVKEVADSMDSLLAIIRALDKPVKQVQIEARIVSMNEKDITDLGVRWGMLDTHGSVTLGGSIEGNLSALGADSLEPDVSDYLNVNLGAQAGAARIAFQVARWGDQLLDLELSALQAEEKAEIISSPRLVTTNKKMAYIEQGTEIPYLEASSSGAVSVSFKKAVLSLMVTPQITPDDKLVLDLEVTQNKPGETVMTGTGEAVAIDTQRIGTQVLVDNGETIVLGGIFQHQFSQAVRKVPLLGDIPLLGSLFRQELERDTRRELLIFVTPKILR; encoded by the coding sequence ATGCATACTTTTTACGCCCTGTTCAGGCTGGCAGCCTGCATGATCTCTGTACTTGCTACTGCCGTTGTGATGGCAGAGTCTGAGGCTGTATCTCCAGTGAATGGAGAGCGATTGTCGCTTAATTTTCAGGATGTCCCGGTGCGACAGCTATTGCAGGTGATGGCCGATCACCAGCAGCATAATCTGGTGGTTGCGGACGAGGTACAGGGCAACATTACCCTCAACCTTAAGGATGTGCTCTGGTCTCAGGCGCTCGATATTATTCTCCAGATGAAAGGACTGACCTATCAACGCCACGGCAATATTATGGTGGTGGCGCCAAAAATGGCGATGGCCGCTCAGGCGTCACAGGTTGTCCGGCAACCTTTGCACGGTGGTGAACTGAAAACCGAAGTGATTCTAATCCGTTACGCCAAAGCCACAGATTTAGCCGACATGCTGGCAGGCAAGCCCGGCCAGTCGGGTTTGCTGACGGAATATGGCGCTTTGCATGTGGATGACAGAACAAACGCTCTGGTGGTTAAGGAAGTGGCAGACAGCATGGATAGTTTACTGGCTATCATTCGCGCGCTGGATAAACCGGTCAAGCAGGTACAGATCGAAGCGCGTATTGTCAGCATGAATGAAAAGGATATCACGGATCTTGGCGTACGCTGGGGAATGTTAGACACCCATGGCAGTGTGACGCTCGGGGGTTCCATTGAGGGGAATCTGTCCGCGCTGGGGGCCGATAGTCTTGAGCCGGATGTCAGCGATTATCTCAATGTGAACCTCGGCGCTCAGGCGGGCGCGGCCAGAATCGCTTTTCAGGTAGCCAGGTGGGGAGATCAGTTGCTGGATCTGGAATTGTCGGCCCTGCAGGCCGAGGAGAAAGCAGAAATCATTTCCAGTCCCCGGCTGGTCACGACAAACAAGAAAATGGCCTATATTGAGCAGGGGACAGAGATCCCCTATCTCGAAGCTTCGTCCAGTGGCGCAGTGTCTGTTTCTTTTAAGAAAGCTGTGCTGAGCCTGATGGTGACGCCGCAGATCACTCCGGATGACAAACTGGTGCTGGACCTTGAGGTCACGCAGAACAAGCCTGGCGAGACGGTCATGACAGGCACAGGGGAAGCGGTGGCCATTGATACCCAGCGGATTGGCACTCAGGTACTGGTGGACAATGGCGAGACCATCGTGCTGGGCGGTATTTTCCAGCACCAGTTCAGTCAGGCGGTGCGCAAAGTCCCGCTGCTGGGAGATATTCCCTTACTGGGCAGCTTGTTCAGGCAGGAACTCGAGCGGGATACCCGACGCGAATTATTAATTTTCGTGACCCCGAAAATCCTCCGATAG
- the aroK gene encoding shikimate kinase AroK, producing MAEKRNIFLVGPMGAGKSTIGRHLAQQLHMEFLDSDTVIEERTGADISWVFDVEGEEGFRAREEAVIDDLTQEQGIVLATGGGSVKSKESRNRLSARGIVVYLETTIEKQLARTQRDKKRPLLQTDKPREVLEALAEERNPLYEEVADYTVRTDDQSAKVVANQIIKMLEER from the coding sequence ATGGCTGAAAAACGAAATATTTTCTTGGTAGGACCAATGGGAGCCGGTAAGAGCACCATTGGCAGACACCTTGCACAGCAGTTACATATGGAGTTTCTTGACTCAGATACTGTGATCGAAGAGCGTACCGGCGCCGACATCAGCTGGGTCTTCGACGTAGAAGGCGAGGAAGGCTTCCGTGCCCGTGAAGAAGCGGTCATCGACGATCTGACCCAGGAGCAAGGCATCGTCCTGGCGACCGGGGGAGGCTCGGTGAAAAGCAAAGAGAGCCGAAACCGTCTGTCAGCTCGTGGTATCGTGGTTTATCTGGAAACCACCATTGAGAAACAGCTGGCACGTACTCAGCGTGACAAGAAGCGCCCTCTGCTGCAAACCGATAAACCTCGTGAAGTGCTTGAAGCGCTTGCAGAAGAGCGTAATCCATTGTATGAAGAAGTAGCGGATTACACAGTACGTACCGACGACCAGAGTGCTAAGGTCGTTGCTAATCAAATTATCAAAATGCTGGAAGAGCGTTAA
- the aroB gene encoding 3-dehydroquinate synthase, producing MERITVSLGERSYDISIGTGLLSDPDYFTSVTGRRVVIISNDTVAPLYADTLQATLSSLAKDVALLNLPDGEQYKTLDTFNQIMTFLLEGSYGRDVVLVALGGGVIGDVVGFAAACFQRGVDFIQVPTTLLAQVDSSVGGKTAVNHPLGKNMVGAFYQPQAVVIDTDCLKSLPAREFAAGMAEVIKYGIIVDQDFFTWLEQHLDQLRALDPKALSQAIARCCQIKADVVAADEKESGVRALLNLGHTFGHAIEAEMGYGNWLHGEAVAAGTVQAAQTACLLGLMTSAEAEQIRSLLVQADLPVVAPETMNFDHYIKHMMRDKKVLSGKLRLVLPTGIGRAEVVSDVPNDILRQVIEP from the coding sequence ATGGAGCGGATTACAGTCAGTCTGGGTGAGAGAAGTTACGATATTTCAATTGGCACCGGGTTACTGTCTGATCCGGATTACTTCACCTCTGTGACTGGTCGACGGGTTGTGATTATCAGTAATGACACTGTCGCCCCTCTTTATGCCGACACCCTGCAGGCCACGCTCAGTTCACTGGCAAAGGACGTGGCCCTGCTCAACCTCCCTGACGGCGAGCAGTACAAAACCCTCGATACTTTTAATCAGATCATGACTTTTCTGCTGGAAGGCAGTTATGGCCGCGACGTGGTGCTGGTAGCACTGGGTGGGGGCGTGATTGGTGATGTCGTGGGTTTTGCCGCTGCTTGTTTCCAGCGCGGGGTCGATTTTATTCAGGTTCCGACCACTCTGCTCGCACAGGTGGACTCATCGGTCGGCGGGAAAACGGCCGTCAATCATCCTTTGGGTAAAAACATGGTTGGGGCCTTTTATCAGCCGCAAGCGGTGGTCATTGACACCGACTGTCTGAAAAGCCTGCCAGCCCGCGAGTTTGCCGCCGGTATGGCTGAGGTCATCAAATACGGCATTATTGTTGATCAGGATTTCTTCACCTGGCTGGAGCAGCATCTGGATCAGCTGCGTGCACTGGATCCCAAAGCCCTGAGCCAGGCGATTGCCCGTTGCTGCCAGATCAAAGCCGATGTGGTGGCCGCAGACGAGAAAGAGTCGGGTGTGCGCGCGCTGCTGAACCTAGGTCACACTTTTGGTCATGCGATTGAAGCTGAGATGGGTTATGGTAATTGGCTTCACGGTGAAGCTGTTGCTGCCGGGACAGTACAAGCGGCGCAAACGGCTTGTCTGTTAGGCTTAATGACATCAGCGGAAGCGGAACAAATTCGTTCATTGCTGGTGCAGGCCGATTTGCCGGTTGTTGCACCGGAAACGATGAACTTTGACCATTATATCAAGCACATGATGCGGGATAAGAAAGTGTTATCAGGTAAGCTCAGACTGGTACTACCGACTGGAATTGGTCGTGCTGAGGTCGTTTCTGATGTACCGAATGATATCCTGCGTCAGGTGATAGAACCCTGA